Proteins from a genomic interval of Candidatus Didemnitutus sp.:
- a CDS encoding elongation factor G has protein sequence MNGTRPGDIRNFAIVGHATAGKTTLAEAMLLCGGAIQRLGSVAAGTTVSDYHVGEQQRHISIHGTPLNCEWQGRRFNFIDTPGYLDFAGEAIHALHVSDFALLVVNAGTGVGVGADLMWDYAGQFGIPRVIVVNGFDKEKYDFDTILSEIREHFGQGVFPMQVPIDAGPGFHQVLDVLRSEVCSYAADKSGKYTEEPAAGVWKEKVDALHKELIEHIAESDDTLLEKFFNDGGLSEEMLRNGIHPAIQKQVFIPLLVTSAETNVGVARLMDFIAKYGSSPDDRQTVGAVATNTGSPCLVRLDGAEPVAYVFKTLTDPQSGDLSIFRVYSGTITHGQDLHNSERRIGERIGQLYRLNGKNRTPVDALHAGDIGAAVKLKDTHTGNTLCDLRHAVALPKVTYPTPYTQAALKLNSPGDEEKLAAGLAALHEEDRAFEYHTDPELHQFIISAQGELHLEVLFERLKRRYKVDVSLEPPKIRYRETIRGKGEARYRHKKQTGGAGQFAEVWLRIEPGERDSGIAFEESLVGQDVDRVFVPSVEKGLKTAANEGVHAGYRVTDVKIDFYGGKMHPVDSKDIAFQIAGYFAFREAFAQAKPVLLEPIHELEIKVPEEFVGRVVGDLSGRRGRILGMDVAGRLQIVKATVPAAQLYHYGTVLRSLTGGRGMHAEKFSHYEEMPSDQEKKHVEEYQKARAAGNSAHAHH, from the coding sequence ATGAATGGCACTCGTCCTGGAGACATCAGGAACTTCGCCATCGTGGGGCATGCTACAGCCGGCAAGACGACTCTTGCCGAAGCCATGCTGCTCTGCGGCGGTGCGATTCAACGGCTCGGCAGCGTGGCGGCAGGCACCACGGTGTCCGACTACCATGTGGGCGAACAACAGCGGCACATCTCGATTCACGGCACGCCGCTCAACTGCGAATGGCAGGGGCGGCGTTTCAATTTCATCGACACGCCCGGCTACCTCGACTTCGCCGGCGAGGCGATCCATGCGCTGCACGTTTCCGATTTCGCGCTCCTCGTCGTGAACGCTGGCACCGGCGTCGGCGTCGGTGCGGACCTCATGTGGGATTACGCCGGCCAGTTCGGCATCCCGCGCGTCATCGTCGTCAACGGCTTCGATAAGGAGAAATACGATTTCGACACGATCCTGAGCGAAATCCGCGAACACTTCGGCCAGGGCGTGTTTCCGATGCAGGTGCCGATCGATGCCGGCCCGGGCTTCCATCAGGTCCTCGATGTCCTGCGCAGCGAAGTCTGCAGCTATGCCGCCGACAAATCCGGCAAATACACCGAAGAGCCCGCCGCCGGCGTGTGGAAGGAGAAGGTCGATGCCCTGCACAAGGAACTCATCGAGCACATCGCCGAGAGCGACGACACGCTCCTCGAGAAATTCTTCAATGACGGCGGCCTCTCGGAAGAGATGCTGCGCAACGGCATCCATCCCGCGATCCAGAAACAGGTTTTCATCCCGCTGCTCGTCACGTCCGCCGAGACCAATGTCGGCGTCGCGCGCCTGATGGACTTCATCGCGAAATACGGCTCCTCGCCCGACGACCGCCAGACGGTCGGCGCCGTCGCGACCAACACCGGCTCGCCCTGCCTCGTGCGCCTCGATGGCGCGGAGCCTGTCGCATACGTCTTCAAGACCCTCACCGACCCGCAGAGCGGCGACCTGTCGATCTTCCGCGTCTACTCCGGCACGATCACGCACGGCCAGGACCTGCACAACAGCGAGCGCCGCATCGGCGAACGCATCGGGCAGCTCTACCGGCTCAACGGCAAGAACCGCACGCCGGTCGATGCCTTGCATGCCGGCGACATCGGCGCCGCGGTGAAACTGAAGGACACGCACACCGGCAACACGCTGTGCGATCTCCGTCACGCCGTCGCGCTGCCCAAGGTGACCTATCCGACGCCTTACACCCAGGCCGCGTTGAAGCTCAACTCGCCGGGCGACGAGGAGAAACTAGCCGCCGGCCTCGCCGCGCTGCACGAGGAGGATCGCGCGTTCGAGTATCACACCGATCCCGAACTCCATCAGTTCATCATCTCCGCGCAGGGTGAATTGCACCTCGAGGTGCTCTTCGAGCGCCTGAAACGCCGCTACAAGGTCGATGTTTCCCTCGAGCCGCCGAAGATCCGTTACCGCGAAACCATCCGCGGCAAGGGCGAGGCGCGCTACCGCCACAAGAAGCAGACCGGCGGTGCCGGCCAATTCGCCGAAGTCTGGCTCCGCATCGAGCCGGGCGAGCGCGACAGCGGCATCGCCTTCGAGGAGTCGCTCGTCGGCCAGGATGTCGATCGCGTCTTCGTTCCCTCCGTGGAAAAAGGCCTGAAGACCGCGGCGAACGAGGGTGTCCATGCGGGTTACCGCGTGACCGACGTGAAGATCGACTTCTACGGCGGCAAGATGCACCCGGTCGACTCGAAGGACATCGCCTTCCAGATCGCGGGCTACTTCGCGTTCCGCGAGGCGTTCGCCCAAGCGAAGCCGGTGCTGCTCGAGCCGATCCACGAGCTGGAAATCAAGGTCCCCGAGGAATTCGTCGGCCGCGTGGTCGGTGATCTCTCCGGACGCCGTGGTCGCATCCTCGGCATGGATGTCGCCGGCCGCCTTCAGATCGTGAAGGCCACGGTTCCCGCCGCGCAGCTGTATCACTACGGCACCGTGCTGCGTTCGCTCACCGGCGGCCGCGGCATGCACGCGGAGAAATTCAGCCACTACGAGGAAATGCCGTCCGATCAGGAGAAGAAGCACGTCGAGGAATACCAGAAGGCGCGCGCCGCCGGTAATTCCGCGCACGCGCACCATTGA
- a CDS encoding ABC transporter permease, with translation MAAAKPTRSSFTGLRAMEWFLRGWTALVFAFLYVPILVLVAYSFNASRLNVVWTGFSFRWFGQLFANAPLMRAAYNSLVIAAATTVLSVVLGTLGAWLLHRYRYRGARAVQTLFTIPMVVPEVLMGISLLILFAAVDLSLGFTTVIIAHVTFCFPFVLVAVQSRLHDLDPALEEAALDLGATPLQAFWLVILPSLRPAIIAGALMAFTLSLDELIVTFFTTSASSATLPVRVFGMAKVGLNPMLNALSALFVLVTITVVVFSHYLRRLGRGSSAPSTQLS, from the coding sequence ATGGCGGCAGCGAAGCCCACCCGTTCTTCTTTCACCGGCCTGCGGGCGATGGAGTGGTTCCTGCGCGGATGGACCGCGCTGGTGTTCGCGTTTCTCTACGTGCCGATCCTCGTGCTCGTCGCCTATTCGTTCAACGCGTCGCGCCTGAACGTCGTCTGGACGGGCTTCAGCTTCCGTTGGTTCGGGCAACTCTTCGCCAACGCCCCGCTCATGCGCGCGGCCTACAACAGCCTCGTCATCGCGGCCGCGACGACCGTGCTCTCCGTCGTGCTCGGCACGCTGGGCGCGTGGCTGCTGCACCGCTACCGCTACCGCGGCGCGCGCGCTGTGCAGACGCTGTTCACCATTCCGATGGTCGTGCCGGAGGTGCTGATGGGCATTAGCCTCCTCATCCTGTTCGCCGCCGTGGATCTGTCGCTCGGTTTCACGACCGTCATCATCGCGCATGTGACGTTTTGCTTTCCCTTCGTGCTGGTGGCGGTGCAATCGCGCCTGCACGACCTCGATCCGGCGCTGGAAGAGGCCGCGCTCGATCTCGGCGCGACGCCGCTGCAGGCGTTCTGGCTCGTGATCCTGCCGAGCTTGCGCCCGGCGATCATCGCCGGCGCGTTGATGGCGTTCACGCTCTCGCTCGACGAGCTGATCGTGACCTTCTTCACCACCAGCGCGTCTTCCGCGACCTTGCCCGTGCGCGTCTTCGGCATGGCCAAGGTCGGCCTCAATCCGATGCTGAACGCGCTCTCGGCACTGTTCGTGCTCGTCACGATTACAGTCGTGGTATTTTCGCACTATTTGCGCCGCCTGGGCCGCGGCTCTTCGGCCCCTTCCACCCAACTCTCATGA
- a CDS encoding spermidine/putrescine ABC transporter substrate-binding protein — MKLIRSALVLGAASAAALFASAKEELNLFGWSEYVPQEVIDGFTKETGIAVNFETYASNEEMLAKLVAGGAAYDLIQPSDYTAEVLIRQKLLAPIDADLVPNRKNLAPDFIGRAHDPKNQFTVPYMAGTVGIVVNTEVVKDDIKGYKDVFQPKFKDRIVVLNDNREIVSWALNTLGLPVNKIDAAALDKARPVVAEWVKLIKLYDSDSPKTALLNGDVDLGVVWSGEAAILWKENKKFKYVLPAEGAHQWLDVLAIPATAPHKAAAHKFIDYILRPEVSKLISEKFPYTNPNAAARKLLSADELANYASYPSGALKLESFRDIGKTAGDIDRLVTDLKSR; from the coding sequence ATGAAACTGATCCGCAGCGCACTCGTCCTCGGCGCGGCCTCCGCCGCCGCGCTCTTTGCCTCCGCCAAGGAGGAACTCAACCTCTTCGGCTGGTCCGAATACGTCCCGCAGGAGGTCATCGACGGCTTCACGAAGGAGACGGGCATCGCCGTGAACTTCGAGACCTACGCCTCCAACGAGGAAATGCTCGCCAAGCTCGTCGCCGGCGGCGCCGCCTACGATCTCATCCAGCCCTCCGACTACACCGCGGAAGTGCTGATCCGCCAGAAACTCCTCGCGCCGATCGACGCCGACCTCGTCCCGAACCGCAAGAACCTCGCGCCGGACTTCATCGGCCGCGCCCACGACCCGAAGAATCAGTTCACCGTGCCCTACATGGCCGGCACCGTCGGCATCGTCGTGAACACCGAGGTCGTGAAGGACGACATCAAAGGCTACAAGGATGTCTTCCAGCCGAAGTTCAAGGACCGCATCGTCGTCCTCAACGACAACCGCGAGATCGTCAGTTGGGCGCTCAACACGCTCGGTCTTCCCGTGAACAAGATCGACGCTGCCGCCCTCGACAAGGCCCGCCCCGTCGTCGCCGAGTGGGTGAAGCTCATCAAGCTCTACGACTCCGACAGCCCGAAGACCGCGCTGCTCAACGGCGACGTCGACCTCGGCGTCGTCTGGAGCGGCGAGGCCGCGATTCTCTGGAAGGAGAACAAGAAATTCAAATACGTGCTGCCCGCTGAGGGCGCGCACCAATGGCTCGACGTCCTCGCCATTCCCGCCACCGCGCCGCACAAGGCCGCCGCGCACAAGTTCATCGACTACATCCTTCGCCCCGAAGTCTCGAAGCTCATCTCGGAAAAATTCCCCTACACGAACCCGAACGCCGCCGCGCGCAAACTGCTCAGCGCCGACGAACTCGCCAACTACGCCAGCTACCCGAGCGGCGCGCTGAAGCTCGAATCCTTCCGCGACATCGGCAAGACCGCCGGCGACATCGATCGCCTCGTCACCGACCTTAAGAGCCGGTAA
- a CDS encoding ABC transporter permease translates to MLVWLAAFVVVPTAILVVYSFCERDELGRIVFSFTWENYHRVAEPVYMRVFVRSIGYAALTTAICAVVGFPVAWTIARAREAWRQRLILLVMIPFWTSFLVRTYAWITILKQEGLLNGLLRLLPFGLGPLDLLYTPTAVVIGLAYAYLPFMILPIYTSAEKLPGDLIEAAHDLGAGPLRVFSQVIIPLTAPGIAAGTLLVFVPAIGMFAITDLMGGAKTPLIGNVIQNQFTQARDWPFGAALGVVFMLLFALAYWVLQRDHTKEAAS, encoded by the coding sequence ATGCTGGTGTGGCTGGCGGCGTTCGTGGTGGTGCCGACCGCGATCCTGGTCGTCTATAGTTTCTGCGAGCGCGACGAACTCGGGCGCATCGTGTTCTCGTTCACGTGGGAAAACTACCACCGCGTCGCCGAGCCGGTGTATATGCGCGTGTTCGTGCGTTCGATCGGCTACGCGGCCCTCACGACCGCGATCTGCGCCGTGGTTGGTTTTCCCGTGGCGTGGACGATCGCACGCGCGCGCGAGGCATGGCGGCAACGGCTGATCCTCCTCGTGATGATCCCGTTCTGGACGAGCTTCCTCGTGCGCACCTACGCGTGGATCACGATCCTGAAGCAGGAAGGTTTGCTCAACGGCCTGCTGCGCCTCCTGCCGTTCGGGCTCGGGCCGCTCGACTTGCTCTACACGCCGACCGCCGTCGTCATCGGCCTCGCCTACGCCTACCTGCCTTTCATGATCCTGCCGATCTACACCAGCGCCGAAAAACTGCCCGGCGATCTCATCGAGGCCGCGCACGACCTCGGCGCCGGCCCGCTCCGGGTGTTTTCCCAAGTCATCATTCCGCTCACCGCGCCGGGCATCGCGGCCGGCACGCTGCTCGTGTTCGTGCCGGCGATCGGCATGTTCGCCATCACCGACCTGATGGGCGGCGCCAAAACCCCGCTCATCGGCAACGTCATCCAAAACCAGTTCACGCAGGCGCGCGACTGGCCCTTCGGTGCGGCGCTCGGTGTCGTGTTCATGCTCCTCTTCGCGCTCGCCTACTGGGTGCTGCAACGCGACCACACCAAGGAGGCCGCGTCATGA
- a CDS encoding ABC transporter ATP-binding protein: MSASVELRGVTKRFGAVTVVNQVDLRVESGEFLTLLGPSGCGKTTMLRMIAGFETPDDGAVLIDGADVTTLPPYRRPVNQVFQSYALFPHLTVAENIAFGLRMERKPADEIARRVAEAIDLVDLDGLGDRKPHQLSGGQRQRVALARAIAPQPKVLLLDEPLSALDAKLRRAMQLELKRLQRQLGMTFIFVTHDQEEALTLSDRVVVVKGGRIEQIGPVVDVYHHPSSAFVADFLGQSNLLEAAITGRDLLGAVTSARLGCGLELQLAAPGVPASATKLLVSIRPEKVAVSKSRPDAANTFAALVDEEVFQGPTDYLELHLDGGLELNALLANESALNDSICRGDRVWVALHASDLVVVHAE, encoded by the coding sequence ATGAGCGCCAGCGTCGAGCTGCGGGGCGTGACCAAGCGCTTCGGCGCCGTCACGGTCGTCAACCAGGTCGATTTGCGCGTCGAGTCCGGCGAGTTTCTCACGCTGCTCGGGCCGTCGGGTTGCGGCAAGACGACCATGTTGCGCATGATCGCCGGCTTCGAGACGCCCGATGACGGCGCCGTGCTCATCGACGGCGCGGACGTCACGACGTTGCCGCCGTATCGGCGGCCAGTGAATCAGGTTTTCCAGAGCTATGCGCTCTTCCCGCACCTCACCGTGGCGGAGAACATCGCCTTCGGTCTGCGCATGGAGCGCAAGCCGGCCGACGAGATCGCACGCCGCGTCGCGGAAGCGATCGACCTCGTGGACCTCGACGGCCTCGGCGATCGCAAGCCCCACCAACTCTCCGGCGGTCAGCGCCAGCGCGTCGCCCTTGCGCGCGCCATCGCCCCGCAACCGAAGGTGCTGCTGCTCGACGAACCGCTCTCCGCCCTCGACGCCAAGCTCCGCCGCGCGATGCAGCTCGAGTTGAAGCGCCTGCAACGCCAGCTCGGCATGACGTTCATTTTCGTGACCCACGACCAGGAGGAGGCGCTCACGCTCAGCGACCGCGTCGTCGTCGTGAAAGGCGGACGCATCGAGCAGATTGGCCCGGTTGTCGACGTCTATCATCATCCCTCCTCGGCCTTCGTCGCGGATTTCCTCGGGCAATCCAACCTCCTCGAAGCCGCGATCACCGGCCGCGATCTGCTCGGCGCCGTCACGTCCGCGCGCCTCGGGTGCGGCCTCGAACTACAGCTCGCCGCTCCAGGCGTGCCGGCGAGCGCGACCAAGTTGCTCGTCTCGATCCGCCCCGAGAAGGTCGCGGTTTCGAAGTCGCGCCCCGACGCCGCCAACACGTTCGCCGCGCTCGTCGACGAGGAAGTTTTCCAAGGTCCGACCGACTACCTCGAACTCCACCTCGACGGCGGCCTCGAGCTGAACGCGCTTCTCGCCAACGAAAGCGCGCTCAACGACTCGATCTGCCGCGGCGACCGCGTCTGGGTCGCCCTGCACGCGAGCGACCTCGTGGTCGTGCACGCCGAGTAG
- a CDS encoding AAA family ATPase: MIASVHFKNFKALRSATVKLEPFNLVIGPNGSGKTSLIQALLRLRTLAALPAAHTHELKNPRVGGPEIEFRFLPPFDGLRVVSACAQDELVCDTLVVHHPPGDPGEELWTRLRARLLTMRGFLFDHYAMAVPAKRDEGRELASNAGNLAAVLADWRQHTPETLEQLEAEFHRIVPEFKGLEFRHPDAASVELLARVNGDAVPADSLSQGTLYLLAVLALAFAPEPPAVVCLEEADRGVHPRMLREIRDALYRLSYPRDCGVTRAPVQVITTTHSPYLLDLFKDHPDEVVLANKHGRSATFERLSARADLRELLSESNLGDLWYSGILGGTPDEA; encoded by the coding sequence GTGATCGCCTCGGTCCATTTCAAGAACTTCAAGGCGCTGCGCTCCGCGACCGTGAAGCTGGAGCCGTTCAATCTCGTCATCGGTCCCAACGGTTCGGGCAAGACGAGCCTCATCCAGGCGCTGCTCCGCCTGCGCACGCTCGCCGCACTGCCCGCCGCGCACACGCACGAGCTGAAGAACCCGCGCGTCGGCGGACCGGAGATCGAGTTCCGCTTTCTCCCGCCGTTCGACGGCCTGCGCGTCGTCTCCGCCTGCGCGCAGGACGAACTCGTGTGCGACACCCTCGTCGTGCATCACCCGCCCGGTGATCCCGGCGAGGAGCTGTGGACGCGACTCCGCGCGCGCCTGCTCACCATGCGCGGATTCCTCTTCGACCACTACGCGATGGCCGTGCCGGCCAAACGCGACGAGGGCCGCGAACTCGCCTCCAACGCCGGCAACCTCGCCGCCGTGCTCGCCGACTGGCGTCAGCACACGCCCGAGACGCTCGAGCAGCTCGAAGCGGAATTCCACCGCATCGTGCCCGAGTTCAAGGGCCTCGAGTTCCGCCACCCCGATGCCGCCAGCGTCGAGTTGCTCGCGCGCGTGAACGGCGACGCCGTGCCCGCCGACTCGCTCTCGCAAGGCACGCTCTACCTGCTCGCGGTCCTCGCGCTCGCCTTCGCGCCCGAGCCGCCGGCCGTCGTTTGCCTCGAGGAAGCCGATCGCGGCGTCCATCCCCGCATGCTCCGCGAAATCCGTGACGCGCTCTACCGGCTGAGTTACCCGCGCGATTGCGGCGTGACGCGCGCGCCGGTGCAGGTGATCACCACGACGCATTCGCCCTACCTGCTCGATCTTTTCAAAGACCACCCCGACGAGGTGGTGCTCGCCAACAAACACGGCCGCTCCGCGACCTTCGAGCGGCTTTCGGCCCGCGCGGACCTACGCGAGCTGCTCAGCGAGTCGAACCTCGGCGACCTCTGGTATAGCGGCATCCTCGGCGGCACGCCGGACGAGGCATGA
- a CDS encoding MFS transporter, whose product MKSPRVSLAVLMGAQAQVTFNDCAAKMMLISLSQQLARTAGWDAKLTTALISGLLVAPYVLFGPVCGWLSDRFPKRDVFNAALILQIGVVALLIASCWAHSLAAALGCFFLLSVQTAILAPAKRGIILEYAGAEKLSRWVGIAEMTNVTAILVGLWAGGALFSHWLVATGAEWTAALNVSILLAVLSVAAWSAFQFAAPTPAQSQEPYARSLWFRHFRDVAEVWREKPLWRSTLGICFFYGVGGYVALLVPQVALEHQAGGPQTGAVQGLMMLMVGVGTMTGNLLAGLFSRRGIEMGLAPIGGVLLAGCLAALSISQPPASFALSGREFWLSPYITLLIGAGYASGLFLVPLYAFIQKSAGDHRRGRVLAGVSLLDSAVGLLASGVYWVLATDGMLRLSTRAQFLVLAVLTALMTLYALYHLPHQTVCTVMRFFGPFFYRVKARGRENLPTNGALIVCNHLSYVDAVVLQIASPRPIRFVAFAGLAKSRVVRYLFRAAGVIPVAPDKPMKGIRLAVDAIKDGELVCVFPEGAISRTGQLMQLKRGFETIARQAHAPVVPAVIDGLWGSVYSFAGNKYLWKSPRLKPTHVCVIFGQPIGPDQLSAGAARRALLDLGEQAFQERPSLKRHLARECVRALAKRPNHVEVVDRTAERRPVKAAQLLAVAAALSRHIRKNVPEKRVGIVLPPGAGAHIANLAVACAGKTPVNLNFTVGRAAVEAALRIGEIKTVISADAMRAKIPNFPFPEDTWDFKKTVEAMGGKKAILPWLVAAYVLPNQWIADLLGLPRYGDQEEAGLLFTSGSAGEPKGVVLTHRNILSNCAQISSLSILPNTATLIGCLPIFHSFGFTVTVWYPILRGCRVVTLPSPLETRKIVEAIRDEKATVLVGAPTFVRPLLKKATKEELASLDLVVTGAEKLPMDLYEAFLAQFDIEVLQGYGLTETTPVASVNQHHPPVTTSTAEHQNGKRAGSVGRLLPGMTARIVDPDTGVELPMESTGMLWLKGPNVFPGYLKDPEKTVGAIRPGRWFVTGDLGRMDDDGFVYIEGRLSRFSKIGGEMVPHGTVEARIAELFGWDQNEGPTAVVTGIPDITKGEALVLLTTMDVSAEEVRAKLLEAGLPNLWVPRIIRRVDKIPMLGTGKTDLKGCRTLAIELAKGETG is encoded by the coding sequence ATGAAATCACCCCGCGTTTCGCTTGCCGTCCTGATGGGCGCGCAGGCTCAGGTCACCTTCAACGATTGTGCGGCGAAGATGATGCTGATCTCGCTTTCGCAGCAGCTCGCGCGCACCGCCGGCTGGGATGCGAAGCTGACCACGGCGCTGATCAGCGGTTTGTTGGTGGCGCCTTACGTGCTTTTCGGGCCGGTATGCGGGTGGTTGTCGGATCGCTTTCCGAAGCGCGACGTCTTCAACGCCGCGCTCATCCTGCAAATCGGCGTGGTCGCGTTGCTGATCGCGTCGTGTTGGGCGCACTCGCTCGCGGCGGCGTTGGGTTGTTTCTTCCTGCTCTCGGTGCAGACCGCGATTCTCGCGCCGGCGAAGCGGGGCATCATTCTCGAATACGCGGGAGCGGAAAAACTTTCCCGTTGGGTCGGTATTGCCGAGATGACCAATGTCACCGCGATCCTCGTCGGTCTGTGGGCGGGCGGCGCGCTCTTCAGTCACTGGCTCGTGGCCACGGGGGCGGAATGGACGGCGGCGTTGAACGTCTCGATCCTGCTCGCCGTGCTCTCGGTCGCGGCGTGGTCCGCGTTTCAGTTTGCCGCGCCGACGCCCGCGCAATCGCAGGAACCGTATGCGCGATCGCTCTGGTTCCGGCATTTCCGCGATGTCGCCGAAGTGTGGCGCGAGAAGCCGCTGTGGCGGTCGACGCTGGGCATCTGTTTTTTCTACGGTGTTGGCGGCTACGTCGCATTGCTCGTGCCGCAAGTGGCGCTGGAGCATCAGGCCGGCGGTCCGCAGACCGGCGCGGTGCAGGGACTCATGATGCTGATGGTCGGCGTGGGAACGATGACTGGCAACCTGCTCGCGGGATTGTTCTCGCGGCGCGGCATCGAGATGGGACTCGCCCCGATCGGCGGCGTGTTGCTCGCGGGCTGTCTGGCGGCGTTGAGCATTTCGCAGCCGCCGGCTTCGTTTGCCCTGAGCGGCCGTGAATTCTGGCTCAGCCCCTACATCACGCTGCTCATCGGCGCCGGCTACGCGTCGGGGTTGTTTCTGGTGCCGCTCTACGCGTTCATCCAGAAGAGCGCGGGAGATCACCGCCGCGGCCGCGTGCTGGCGGGCGTGAGCCTGCTGGATAGCGCGGTCGGCTTGCTGGCCTCGGGCGTCTATTGGGTGCTGGCGACGGACGGCATGCTGCGGCTCTCGACGCGGGCGCAGTTCCTCGTGCTCGCGGTGCTGACGGCGCTGATGACGCTCTACGCGCTGTATCACCTGCCGCACCAGACGGTGTGCACGGTGATGCGATTCTTCGGTCCGTTCTTCTATCGGGTGAAGGCGCGCGGCCGCGAGAACCTGCCGACGAACGGTGCTCTCATCGTCTGCAACCACCTGAGCTACGTCGACGCCGTGGTGTTGCAGATCGCCTCGCCGCGGCCGATCCGCTTCGTGGCGTTCGCCGGCCTCGCGAAGAGCCGCGTCGTGCGTTACCTGTTCCGTGCGGCGGGAGTCATTCCCGTGGCGCCGGACAAGCCGATGAAGGGCATCCGCCTCGCCGTCGATGCGATCAAGGACGGGGAGCTCGTCTGCGTCTTTCCCGAGGGCGCGATCTCGCGCACCGGTCAGCTCATGCAGTTGAAGCGCGGCTTCGAGACCATCGCGCGTCAGGCGCACGCGCCGGTGGTGCCGGCGGTGATCGACGGACTTTGGGGCTCGGTCTATTCCTTCGCGGGCAACAAATACCTCTGGAAGTCGCCGCGCCTGAAGCCGACACACGTCTGTGTGATCTTCGGGCAGCCCATCGGCCCGGATCAGCTTTCCGCGGGCGCCGCGCGCCGCGCGCTGCTCGACCTCGGCGAACAGGCGTTCCAGGAACGCCCGTCGCTCAAACGCCACCTGGCGCGCGAGTGCGTGCGCGCACTCGCGAAGCGCCCGAATCACGTCGAGGTCGTCGATCGCACCGCCGAGCGCCGCCCGGTGAAGGCCGCGCAATTGCTCGCCGTGGCCGCGGCGCTCTCACGCCATATCCGGAAGAACGTGCCGGAAAAACGCGTCGGCATCGTGCTGCCGCCGGGCGCGGGCGCGCACATCGCGAACCTCGCCGTCGCCTGCGCCGGCAAGACGCCGGTGAATCTGAACTTCACCGTCGGCCGCGCCGCGGTCGAGGCCGCGCTGCGCATCGGCGAGATCAAGACAGTCATCAGCGCCGACGCAATGCGGGCGAAGATTCCCAATTTCCCGTTCCCCGAGGACACCTGGGATTTCAAGAAGACGGTCGAGGCGATGGGCGGCAAGAAGGCGATCCTGCCGTGGCTCGTCGCGGCCTACGTGCTGCCCAACCAGTGGATCGCCGACCTGCTCGGGTTGCCGCGTTACGGCGATCAGGAAGAGGCCGGCCTGTTGTTCACCAGCGGCAGCGCAGGCGAGCCGAAGGGCGTCGTGCTCACGCACCGCAACATCCTCTCGAACTGCGCGCAGATCTCCTCGCTCTCGATTTTGCCCAACACCGCGACGCTGATCGGCTGCCTGCCGATCTTCCACTCGTTCGGCTTTACCGTGACGGTGTGGTATCCGATCCTGCGCGGCTGCCGCGTCGTCACGCTGCCGAGTCCGCTCGAGACGCGGAAGATTGTCGAGGCGATCCGCGACGAGAAGGCGACGGTATTGGTGGGCGCGCCAACGTTTGTCCGGCCGCTGCTCAAGAAGGCGACCAAGGAGGAACTCGCATCGCTCGACCTCGTCGTCACCGGCGCGGAGAAGCTCCCGATGGATCTCTACGAGGCGTTCCTCGCGCAATTCGACATCGAGGTGCTCCAGGGTTACGGGCTCACGGAAACCACGCCGGTCGCGAGCGTGAACCAGCATCACCCGCCGGTCACCACGTCGACTGCCGAGCATCAGAACGGCAAACGCGCGGGCTCGGTCGGACGCCTGCTGCCGGGCATGACGGCGCGCATCGTCGACCCCGACACCGGCGTCGAGCTGCCGATGGAGTCGACGGGCATGCTCTGGCTGAAGGGCCCGAACGTTTTCCCGGGTTATTTGAAGGATCCGGAAAAAACCGTAGGCGCCATTCGCCCCGGGCGGTGGTTTGTCACGGGCGACCTCGGCCGCATGGACGACGATGGGTTCGTCTACATCGAGGGCCGCCTCTCGCGCTTCTCCAAAATCGGCGGTGAGATGGTGCCGCACGGCACGGTCGAGGCACGCATCGCGGAGCTTTTTGGTTGGGACCAGAACGAGGGTCCGACGGCCGTCGTCACCGGCATCCCCGACATCACGAAGGGCGAGGCGCTCGTGTTGCTGACGACGATGGACGTCTCGGCCGAGGAAGTGCGCGCCAAGCTCCTCGAGGCAGGCCTGCCGAATCTCTGGGTGCCGCGCATTATCCGACGCGTGGACAAGATCCCGATGCTCGGCACGGGCAAGACCGACCTGAAGGGCTGCCGCACGCTCGCCATCGAGCTGGCGAAGGGCGAGACGGGCTGA